A genomic window from Anticarsia gemmatalis isolate Benzon Research Colony breed Stoneville strain chromosome 6, ilAntGemm2 primary, whole genome shotgun sequence includes:
- the LOC142973790 gene encoding inner nuclear membrane protein Man1-like — MADQVDSMSDAELRTKLAEHGFPIMPITASTRKLLVKKLKLVLDNKTKPRSSVDNKVDNRRSLARYSSGEESDLDTTANAKEKRGRRATTGGAMLPPAVNKTRRPPSKKDSPVKRDSDKGSESEEEKDKSGVRTHEEVETVTTRRVTRTYAANDQDDYETGSDSDVDADKKTSSPFRSNSRSSDYISSTLPTVDVGTSPPKTQRPIFSRASIIPTNYSSTYSSNMTSSDNLNSIRSRLGLTSTLGDRPSGSNYTSNFSTSTYQPSTSTIDEIESPYLSNFTRRLSSLKSDPPKPASYLDRDTNNGSTVLPRRSYITGLNRSDIVDYKTATDKKFLKNNLVSLALVVLVALFFFCLFFMYIVKKNDITSVVDDQNSVTPICQLNIPGNRPGINCVPKEQVSYAKDLLKLIHPELTSRIASFKCGQPGALPYMTEKEIIDIASAKSKTTDVSQCRTDLNNLQVLIINNPRWGLNVVQMKSLYTKDVEYTPIASTDLIVQQRTKGTVAITLTDPSTPLSCLFINTIYSAGTTLIVVALLTLLALGVQRFYKYYVSYKKRKSEEIYSMVEQIIDVISQETEDSGEPYISVDHVRDTLISPQNREKMASVWDSAVKFIQRNESRVRMEVQSVDGEDCRVWRWISAHSSPKRSAAWQGQAFETQEGSVNNLVVSPTPCLKIRHMFDKNDEVNPNLRSVIQDAILEKCGDRCNILHIDIERTSCCVYVKCASPTDAGVVYRSLHGWWYEGRLITVKYLRLERYMQRFPNSPSVGPYLKMTRQRRSWDE; from the coding sequence ATGGCCGATCAAGTTGACTCAATGTCAGATGCGGAGCTGCGGACGAAACTAGCCGAGCATGGGTTCCCAATTATGCCTATAACAGCGTCCACAAGAAAGTTGTTGGTGAAAAAGTTGAAATTAGTACTTGACAACAAGACTAAACCAAGAAGTAGCGTCGATAACAAAGTTGACAACAGGCGGTCGCTCGCACGCTATTCGAGCGGCGAGGAGTCCGATTTGGACACAACAGCCAATGCTAAAGAGAAACGTGGCCGCCGGGCGACGACAGGCGGGGCAATGCTGCCTCCCGCCGTCAACAAGACGCGCCGGCCGCCCTCTAAGAAGGACTCTCCCGTTAAACGCGACTCCGATAAAGGTTCCGAGTCGGAGGAAGAGAAAGACAAGTCTGGTGTTCGTACACACGAGGAGGTAGAGACGGTGACGACACGGCGCGTGACCCGCACGTACGCGGCCAATGACCAGGATGATTACGAGACCGGCTCCGATAGCGACGTCGACGCCGACAAGAAGACATCTAGTCCTTTCCGTAGCAATTCTAGGTCGAGTGACTATATCTCCAGCACTCTGCCTACTGTTGACGTCGGTACTAGTCCACCCAAGACTCAGAGACCCATATTCTCTCGGGCATCCATCATACCTACCAACTACTCATCCACTTATTCATCTAATATGACCTCTTCTGATAATCTAAACTCTATCCGCTCACGGTTAGGTTTGACCTCAACTTTGGGAGACCGTCCATCTGGTAGCAACTACACATCAAACTTCAGTACTAGTACTTACCAACCCTCTACTTCAACTATTGATGAGATTGAATCTCCATACCTCAGTAACTTCACTAGAAGATTGTCATCTCTAAAGTCTGATCCTCCCAAACCAGCCTCTTACCTGGACAGAGACACCAACAATGGAAGCACTGTGCTGCCTCGTAGATCATACATCACTGGTCTCAACAGGTCTGACATTGTTGATTACAAAACAGCAACTGAcaagaaattcttaaaaaacaATCTTGTATCTCTTGCTCTTGTTGTGTTAGTcgcacttttttttttttgcttatttttcaTGTATATAGTTAAGAAAAACGACATCACGTCAGTGGTGGACGATCAGAACAGTGTCACACCAATCTGTCAGTTGAATATACCGGGTAACAGACCTGGAATCAACTGTGTGCCTAAAGAACAAGTCAGTTATGCTAAAGATCTTCTCAAACTCATACATCCCGAGCTAACAAGTAGGATAGCATCGTTCAAATGTGGTCAGCCCGGTGCTCTGCCATATATGactgaaaaagaaataatagaCATTGCCAGTGCAAAGTCTAAAACTACAGATGTAAGTCAGTGTCGCACTGATCTTAATAACTTGCAAGTACTCATCATTAACAATCCTCGTTGGGGTCTCAATGTTGTTCAAATGAAGAGTCTCTACACTAAAGATGTTGAGTATACGCCCATAGCTTCTACAGACTTGATTGTTCAACAAAGGACCAAAGGCACTGTTGCTATCACCCTCACTGACCCTTCTACTCCACTTTCATGCTTATTCATTAACACTATTTACTCTGCTGGGACCACTCTGATTGTAGTTGCTCTTCTTACCTTACTAGCTCTAGGTGTGCAAAGATTTTACAAATACTATGTCAGTTATAAGAAAAGGAAAAGTGAAGAAATATATTCTATGGTAGAACAAATTATTGATGTGATTTCACAAGAGACTGAGGATAGTGGGGAACCATACATATCTGTAGACCATGTTAGAGACACATTGATTTCTCCACAGAACAGAGAAAAAATGGCTTCAGTTTGGGACTCTGCTGTTAAATTTATACAGAGGAATGAGAGCAGGGTGCGTATGGAGGTTCAGTCAGTCGATGGTGAGGATTGTCGCGTGTGGAGGTGGATTTCAGCTCACAGCAGCCCCAAACGCAGTGCAGCATGGCAGGGTCAGGCTTTCGAAACACAGGAAGGATCTGTCAACAATCTTGTAGTGTCGCCGACTCCCTGCCTCAAGATCCGCCACATGTTCGACAAGAACGACGAAGTCAACCCAAATTTGCGCTCTGTCATCCAGGACGCTATTCTGGAGAAATGCGGTGATCGTTGTAACATCCTGCACATTGATATTGAGAGGACATCGTGTTGCGTGTACGTGAAGTGCGCGTCGCCGACGGACGCTGGGGTCGTGTACAGGAGCTTGCACGGCTGGTGGTACGAGGGCAGGTTGATCACGGTCAAATACTTGCGCTTGGAACGCTACATGCAGAGATTCCCGAATTCGCCCTCAGTCGGCCCATACTTGAAGATGACTCGTCAGCGGCGCAGCTGGGACGAGTAA
- the BckdhB gene encoding branched chain keto acid dehydrogenase E1 subunit beta: MASLATKNTSLFVKLIKNVTNGPKRLSSHFIYYPDNEVPVEGETTKMNMMQAINNAMDITLKTDPTAVLFGEDVGFGGVFRCALGLQEKYGKDRVFNTPLCEQGIAGFGIGLATAGATAIAEIQFADYIFPAFDQIINEAAKARYRSGGQFECGGLTVRTPCSAVGHGGLYHSQSPEAFFAHVPGLRVVVPRGPITAKGLLLACIRERDPCVFLEPKILYRSASEEVPTGDYVLPLGKAQVLREGDAATLIGWGTQIHVLLEVAEMAQEKLGVKCDVIDLQSILPWDEDTVCNSVKKTGRCVIAHEAPLTSGFGAEIAATIQEECFLHLEAPVCRVAGWDAPFPHVFEAFYIPDKWRCYQALLDTLQY; the protein is encoded by the exons atggccagcttagcaacaaaaaatacaagcttatttgtaaaattaattaaaaatgtaactaatGGACCCAAAAGACTGTCTTCGCATTTTATTTACTACCCGGACAATGAAGTTCCCGTTGaag GAGAGACAACAAAGATGAACATGATGCAGGCCATCAACAATGCCATGGACATCACACTGAAGACTGACCCTACAGCTGTGCTGTTTGGTGAAGATGTTGGCTTTGGAGGTGTCTTTAGATGTGCACTAGGTTTACAG GAGAAATACGGTAAAGACCGTGTGTTCAATACTCCACTGTGTGAGCAAGGTATCGCCGGGTTTGGCATCGGACTGGCCACTGCTGGGGCAACTGCTATAGCTGAGATACAGTTCGCTGATTATATCTTCCCAGCATTTGATCAg ATAATAAACGAAGCAGCAAAGGCCCGGTATCGTTCAGGCGGTCAGTTCGAGTGCGGCGGACTCACAGTTCGAACCCCGTGCAGTGCCGTCGGTCACGGAGGACTGTATCACTCACAGAGTCCTGAAGCGTTCTTCGCGCATGTGCCTGGATTGAGA gTAGTAGTCCCGCGAGGTCCGATCACAGCTAAAGGCCTGCTTCTAGCATGCATCAGAGAGCGTGATCCTTGCGTGTTCCTGGAACCTAAGATCTTGTACCGGTCGGCCAGTGAAGAAGTACCTACCGGAGACTATGTACTGCCGTTAGGGAAGGCACAGGTTTTGAGAGAAG GTGACGCCGCCACGCTCATAGGTTGGGGCACACAGATCCACGTGTTGTTAGAAGTGGCCGAAATGGCCCAGGAGAAGTTGGGTGTCAAGTGTGACGTCATCGACCTGCAGTCCATACTGCCTTGGGACGAAGACACCGTCTGCAAT tcgGTGAAGAAGACGGGTCGTTGTGTCATTGCTCACGAAGCTCCTTTGACATCTGGCTTTGGTGCTGAAATAGCTGCCACCATACAG GAGGAATGTTTCCTGCACCTGGAGGCGCCGGTGTGCCGCGTGGCGGGCTGGGACGCGCCCTTCCCGCACGTGTTCGAGGCATTCTACATCCCCGACAAGTGGAGGTGCTACCAGGCACTGCTCGACACACTgcaatattaa